The nucleotide sequence CAAAAGAATTAGACACAGCAATATTTTATCCAGGGTTAGTGCGATGTCGGGTCAATTGTTTTGATTCCCTGACTGGGGGGGCAATGGTTCTGCGTCTGATTCATTTGCAGATTCCCTCTATTGATGAGTTAGGATTGCCGCCTGTTCTCAAAAATATTATTGGTTCTCCCCAAGGTTTAATTTTAGTTACAGGGCCAACGGGTTCAGGGAAATCTACCACGTTAGCGGCGATGATTCGTCACCTAAACGAAAGTGCGAAAAAGCATATTGTTACCATTGAAGACCCGATTGAATTTGTTCACCCCTCGAAGATGTGTTTAATTAGTCAACGGGAAGTTGGCTTACATACCTTAGAATTCCATAACGCCTTACGGGCAGTTTTGCGCGAAGATCCTGATGTAATTCTAATTGGGGAAATGCGCGATCGCACAACGGTTAATACGGCGTTACAAGCTTCACAAACGGGTCACTTAGTATTAGGAACTCTGCATACCCGCAATGCTTTAAACTCGATTAATCGTCTATTAAACCTGTTTAACGTTGATGAACAACCCGCCGTCCGAATTCAAATTTGTGATTCTTTAGTGGCGGTGATTGCTCAATTATTAGTTCCTACCGTTGATAATAAACGCACGGCGGTTCACGATGTTCTGGTTAATACTCCAGCCATGCGGGATTATCTGCTCAAAGGAGACGAGGAAAGCGCCTTACAGTTAATGGAATCGGATACTTACGAAGGAATGCAACTGATTAACCAAGCCCTATTTGAACAGGTGCTTGCCACACGGGTGACCATGGAAGAAGCGGAAAAAGCTTCTCCCGATGCTACCGATTTAGACCGTCGCTTCCGTACCGCCGGGATCGACTCATCGGGTATGGCCCGCCAATTCAGAGAAGGTAAATCGCCGTTTAGTGCGTAAGAGGGTGTCAGGTCTGTGGAACAGGCATCTTGCCTGTTAACTCAGGTATCAGGTGTCAAAAGTTAACAATTTCCCCCCTGCTCCCGGAGTTCCCCCTTCGTTCTATAATTTGGCAGTAACTTTCATCTTACCTTGATCGTGATAGCCCTTTATCCGGGTAGTTTTGATCCGGTTACGTTAGGACATTTAGATGTCATCGAGCGAGGTTGTAAACTGTTTGATCAGGTGATTGTGGCGGTTTTGGGAAATCCGAATAAAAAGCCTTTATTTACCGTAGAGGAACGGATTAAACAAATTCGTTACAGTACCCAACATTTGAACAATTTAGAAGTAGCCAGTTTTGATGGTCTAACGGTAGACTATGCAAAACTACGGAACG is from Planktothrix sp. FACHB-1365 and encodes:
- a CDS encoding PilT/PilU family type 4a pilus ATPase, with the translated sequence MTNSASPKPLPKMPPPPSAVSVESSSVSIASASSIKLMVKDAYSKKASDIHIRVGHTPRFRVQGQMARAKDHVKVTPELFEQYLDEILTPHQRKQFAETKELDTAIFYPGLVRCRVNCFDSLTGGAMVLRLIHLQIPSIDELGLPPVLKNIIGSPQGLILVTGPTGSGKSTTLAAMIRHLNESAKKHIVTIEDPIEFVHPSKMCLISQREVGLHTLEFHNALRAVLREDPDVILIGEMRDRTTVNTALQASQTGHLVLGTLHTRNALNSINRLLNLFNVDEQPAVRIQICDSLVAVIAQLLVPTVDNKRTAVHDVLVNTPAMRDYLLKGDEESALQLMESDTYEGMQLINQALFEQVLATRVTMEEAEKASPDATDLDRRFRTAGIDSSGMARQFREGKSPFSA